GAGCCAAGCTACAGGGATCTTGGTTGATTTCATCAAAAAGATCCGTAGAAAATATCCAAACTGGAGCAAAGAGTATCAGCTGGAAGGTTTGTTTTACTGAACCATGCAGTGGACTTTCACAAGCACAACCCTCTTCACACAATCAATCTGATCTTACTTTTATTTGATTCTGCAGGAGGGATTGCAGCCTACAACTGCGGGGATGGAAAAGTCGACCCTAAAGATGCGGATAAAAACACGACAGGTGGCGACTACGCCAATGATGTTTTGGCCAGAGCTCAGTGGTACCGAGAAAAATACAAGACTTTTTTGCAGTCCGTTTGGGGGTTCTTTTTTGGATAGCAAACtacaaaacagaataaaaaccaCTGATGGTGTTTCTACTAATCTGGCCCAAAGTGAGAAGATGCTGaaagaaatgtataaaataataatctctGTATCCTCCCGTACTACTTACTAAAACTACTCTGCTGGTGAAGATTAGATACCGCccagttaggcgcgtagctgacatgattgacaggtgggtgcggtgtaacggtttgtcaggaggtttaaaacccgcctcagctccagctctcagcctgtcgttaggttgactgaaagttaggctttgacaggatttccagcatggcggctgctgccgatgatcctccggagccccctgcaggaacacatgGGTGACGtctgttgtggatttttctgttggtaataaaagatctcaagtcaacGTCTTTTGTCTTTGAGTATTTTATTGCATAAAATAAGAGTTCTTTTGCAAAAGGGCTAATCAGCTATAAAAGTAACgtcagtcacaagtgcatcaaagattcctGAGGCAGTCccggttgcagagcatatttatacaTTCACAtggtgtaggtatattgcatatacatgagtaaTACAAtgtcattggtttcagcttgccctagtgGCTACGCCTTCTGCTAGTCTGCCCGGTGATTAATATCCTACACTTGGGCCAACTGAGCTTTGTTTCTTGACACCACTTTACCAGTTTCTGTTTCAAAGTATGGTTCTGTCACTCGACAGCGCCACCTGACTGTGGATGATAAGAACAGTGAGTTTTCAATTCAAAACGCAACTGTGTGGAAAGCTGTTGTATGGCTTCCTTGACAAAATGTGAGCCATTGTCTGAGGACAGTTTTTCAGGGATTCCCCACCAGGGAATGATTTCTATTAGTAAGGCTTTCACTACTACTGAGGCGGTGGCATGTTTGGCTGGAAAAGCTTCTACCCATTTAGAAAACATGTCTACCAGTACCAGACAGTACCTTTTACCCTCACTGGGGGTTAGTTGGATGAAATCCATCATGACATGTTGAAAGGGTCTGTCTGGTGCTGGTGCTGGTCCTGGATTATTTTGGGCACATAtcaaacagtttttacaaaaatcagctgcaaatgtagaaaataattTTGTGAACCAATGTTTTTGAACTACAGCACATACCCCTCCTTTGGACACATGGTCAAAACAGTCTACGAGGGAGACAAGTTTAATCATCTGGACCTCTCCATACACCCGCAGAGAAGAGGCAGCCATTTTGAGACCAGAGCTTTCGTTCTGCAGGGGTagagagagaagccagagtAGACAGGAAGGCtgtaggggaggggggaggaagttGAGTCAGTGTGTAGATAAGAAGTGTGAGAAGTGCAGGCAGCTGCGGATTTGGCAGCTGGATCTGCTCGAGCATTACCTATAGACACCGGATCTCGGGCAGAAGTGTGTGCAGCACATTTGCAAACAACAATACTAGCTGGTAGGAGGATGGCTTCTAACAAGGCTGCAACTTTGTGATGGTGTAAAATGGGCAGTGCCCTGTGCAGGATCTCTGAAAGCAGAACCATCAAAATAGAAAATGAGGTCAGGGTTAGTGAGAGGTACATCTTTCAGGTCCGGTCTCGGGGTGCAGGTGTGTTGGAGCTGTTAGGTCTCTTTTGTGCGCGATGTCTCTCAGTGTTCTCTCCATCTCGAAGAAATTGCTAATAAAATCTCGACATTAAGAACACATGCCCAGGAaagaaataacttgttttttagtCATGGGTTTAGGTGTCTCTGCCACGGCTTCACGTATGGGTAAAGGTGAGTAAAAAACTGGATACAACCAGATTTATCTAACTCAGACTGTAATTaaacctttgtgtgtgtagctcaGTCTGATTCTTGTAAACCAGCTGCCTTCACCTgattctctcctctttctctacTGACACATCAGCTCACAACACCTCCTGCAGGCAAGAGGGAGAAACACCAGACAGCACGAGGAAGGGAGTGACGTCATGAGGAAAGTGAAAGTGACAGCACTGAGTTATAAATACAACCGGAGAGTGCACAGAGGGacattgtgttgtttgacaTCTCAGCTGTGAGGAGACCACCAGAAGAGGAAACATCAAAGATGGGTGAGTGCTCGTCTGATGGAATTTTTCTTGAGGGAAGTCAAGTTTTACGAATTTCCTCAACaatctgtttttacttttagttgAACTTCATTTCCTCATTTCTCTGTGCTTTGTTTAACCAATGTCTTTATTTCTTGTTCtcattttattcataattatatttattttccctgTATATACTCTCCTGCTGTATTGTTTATCAGAGTGACTGAAACATCCCATCTTCTTCCCCCAGGgattaaataaagtgtttctgtttctgtttctgttcaaaACTGATCTTATAATAAAGGTATCATTTGCAGGTTACGGAGACATCATGAGAGTTCAAACTACCGGTGCATCACAGCAAACGGCTAATCAGGACAATCTGGGATACTCAGGTAAGTAAGCTGTGAAACACAGGAGCTCATTTTATATGAAGTAGTTCAAtacagaggtgctgcttgtcaacatgcAAGGCAGGGGACAAATCCTCTAGATTTACTctaaggatgttttttttatgtgctggtcaaaaaaaaagtgatgggaCATTTGTCAGACTTTAAACAAACCTGGACCACTGAGCTTCCCACCATGAGCCTGAAATCAAAAGAAATCCAGTTTGTGAAAACGGTCAATATCAGATTTGGTCGCTCCGAGTCTACTAGcgctttttttctgtgattttttttttctctaaaggaGTGAGAGCATCACACACCATGGCCCAGACTGATGCAGGCAGAATGGAAGAGTTCAGGTCTAAAATCAACAGAGTGGGGGCTCAGAAGGGAATTCCTCCAGCTCTGATTGCTGCCATCATCTCCAGAGAGTCTCGGGCTGGAAACGCAATAAAGAACACTGGAGGCTGGGGGGACCATGGCAACGGCTGGGGACTGATGCAGGTGCTCATAAATGCTACTTTTTTTACTCACATGATTTTAGCTTAGCATGATTTTCTGATGATATAACCAGCTTTCCTTCAAACATATGTAGGTGGATGTGAATCCAAACGGAGGTGGGCATACTCCAGAGGGCGCTTGGGACAGCGAGGAACACCTCAGACAAGCCACGGGCATCTTGGTTCATTTCATCGGACGGATCAGTAAAAAATTTTCTGATTGGAGCCCGGAGCAGAAGCTGAAAGGTTTGTTTCACTCACCCACTAagttgacacaaacacagaaatggtTTGATCTTATGTGTGTTTAACTCTCCAGGTGGGATTGCAGCCTACAACATGGGCGATGGAAACGTCCATTCTTATGAAAACGTTGATGGCCACACAACCGGTAGAGACTACTCCAATGATGTTGTTGCCAGAGCCCAGTGGTACAGGAACCATGGTGGCTTTTAACTGTTGAAGCCCACTCTGACAACATTTCCTGCAAGTCATTAAGTAAAAGTCTAAAacgttgtttgtgtgaaatccTGAGGTAAATAAAcatgagacaaaaaacaaaaccacaaatatctctgttttttgtGCTTGATGGGTTTTAGCCAAGCGGCAACttttggtgttaaaaaatgaagccaatgctgaagtgcaaaatcctgcagttcctcgagtgtccactagaggctggctgcaggaacacaggaagtcacatacaacatgtttacagcctggtacaagaaaaacaaataggtctgattagttattgtcctcatgtgCACACACTGAACGGGggattactttttaaaaaacgtcttgaggttgactgaaagttaggctgagacaggatttccaacatggcggctgctgctgctgatcctCCAGCGccacctgcaggaacagatgggtgacatcactcaagcttcaaacattcatatttacagtctttggtttTAGCAGGGATATTTTTTTCAAGTGTTTATCAGACAAGTACAGAGAAGtctttgtaataataataatagttaataaagttgagatatatacagtatatacctctcatctcatgccctctcgtctcatgacctctcgtctcatgccctctcgtctcatgtcctctcgtctcatgacctctcgtctcatgccctctcgtctcatgccctctcgtctcatgacctctcgtctcatgccctctcgtctcatgccctctcgtctcatgacctctcgtctcatgccctctcgtctcatgccctctcgtctcatgccctctcgtctcatgccctctcgtctcatgccttctcgtctcatgccctctcgtctcatgacctctcgtctcatgccctctcgtctcatgacctctcgtctcatgccctctcgtctcatgctctctcgtctcatgtcctctcgtctcatgacctctcgtctcatgccctctctTCTCATGCCCTCTTGAATTAATCTCAGAAACCATTGGGGGTCTAATTTTGTCGATGTTTTTAAGCTGTTTACAGTTTTAGTTAAATTGCCCACGGTATCTATTTTTATtcctgcacaggttatgtaaAATTGTATAGGTCTAGCTTTTGATACAGTTAGTCATCATGTGTTACtgggacaaaaataaatacatatggTTTTCATGATGTTACACACAATGGGTAAAACATCTCTTCAACAGAAGCCAGTTTGTTTCTGTCAAGGATTGCTATTCCAACAAAGCCAGGATTGCATTGCGGGGTTCCACAGGGGTCCATTTTGGGACCGTTATTATTCCTTATCTTTATCAATGATTTGTATAATGTTTCACACGTTCTGTCTCCAATAATGTTTGCAGATGGCACAACCTTCGTTCTCTCTCATTCAAATGTTGATGAGGGATGCTAATATTGGTTTAACTGATTATCTGAAATtgtttaaattgaataaattacctttgaattaaaaaaaaaaatcaaactgtcaTTTTCACTGGCAAAAAAATGATATTCTAAGGATTTGTCCAAAATTACAATAGAGACCATTTCAACATAGATTCCTTTGAGATGTCCCAGGTATCAACTACGAGATTTCTGGGAGTTTCTGTTGATGAGAATTTGAGTTGGGTtagcaggaaaataaacaaatccctTGGGATCATTCGAAGGGTCAATCATCTCGTCACCTCCAGTTGTCTCCTTACTCGTTATTACAGTCTAATTTATTCATATCTTGCATATTGTGATGTAGTTTGGGCTAGTACTTTTCCCTCGAATCTCCATACATTTCTGCTCCTCCAGAGACGCTTTGTCAGGATGGCGATCAGAGTCCCGTGCTTCTTCTGCTCCTTTGTTTCAGAAGCTCCAGATTCTCAACATTTATAACATCAATATTTCTCAAAtatgtgtttctatttttaaaacattgagtGAAGGGAATATCCCTGAGCACTTCAAGAGtgactttatttttaattcccAGGTCCAGTCATGCTCAACATGTGAAGCTTTAGTTCTTCATCCTCCgaaatgtttgactttcagAAGTCAGTTTTCGATTTGATTTAGAGGCAGCAAATTATGGAATAATTCCCATCTGTCAAAAACCTGCTGCTCAGTTAAATGcctgaaacaacatttaactGCTATTACTCATTATCCATTTATTCATGGTTTTATCAGAAGTTTTCATACACAGTATTTTTTGTACAGGCTTCAAATAAGGTCTTTGaattttctgcctcttcctgcacTGAATATTGTCGCGGCTTGAAACGGCAATCTGAACAGCGCTTTTGTCAGACGATTGCCAATGGGTTCTGAGATTTCTATtgtcccttcttttcttttaaatgtcccAATCAGAGTTCAAACAAGATGAGAAACTCATGTTCGTTGCATCGTGTTTATTAAGTGTGAGTATCGCAAGGGAAAGGAAAACATTACATTACAGAGTATTTCCTTCATTTTCGGAAAAGCTGCGAACAATCAAAAGTCTGCATTTCTTTTGTACCACTTTGCTCTGGCCACAACGTCATTGGAGTAGTCTTtgcctgttgtgtttttatccaCTTCCCGGTAGCTATCGACTTTCCGATCCCCACAATTGTAGGCTGCAATTGCTCCTGCAGAATGGaatacaaacaggaaacaaagataAGTAACGTGTGAAGACATGTTCAAGTGTGTGCAAGTCTCCCGGTTCAGTACAACAAACCTTTGAGCTGCCTCTCCTTGCTCCAGTCGGGAAATTTGTCCCGGATCTTTTCAATAAAATCAACCCGTGGCTTGGCAGAGGTGTTCCTTGCTGTCCCATGCACCCCTTGGCTTGTGCCCACCTCCCTTTGGATTGACATCAACCTACAACATATGGACAAACACTGCTGTAAATGTCTCTCCACCTGAGGCtgtagatgatgatgatgatgatgtgagaTAAACAGAAGCATTAATTACAACCTGCATCAGTCCAAAGGCGTTGTACGCTCTTCGGCTCTGGTCATAGTCCCCCCAGCCTCCAGTACTCTTGATTGTATTTCCAGCCCGAGACTCTCTGGAGATGATGGCAGCAATAAGAGCTGGATCGATGTCATATTTATCTGCTGCACTCTTGATTTTAGACTTGTATTGTTTCATTCTGTCCAAATCATACTCTGCCATTTTGTGTGACGCCTCCTCACCTTTTAGACAgaagagacacagaaaacaggaaacacagcgTTAGTGCTACAacccttagtcaaagtcagcTCGTGTTTCTTTATTGCCGCACTTACCAGAGTATAGCAGCCTGTCCTGCCGAGCCGTTTCCTTTGAAGCTCCAGTAGCTCTAACGTCCATAATGTTTCCATATCCgtcatcatcttcctcttcactGCTTGAGGACGCTAATGTTCAGAGTGTttcatcaacaaacaaaaaaagaggaaacatattTCATCTTACATTCAGCTGACATATTAACAACTTCTTAAATACGGGCATGTGATAACACACATTAAGGCCATGTTTACacataaaaaagaataattttacatttaaactttcAAAAATGTTCTGCCTCCAGAGGATGACATTTGGATGAAAACCCGCTGTGCACACAAATCCCATCAAAGGACTGAAAACACTGGAGTGTAgatgccaggccagtagttggcgCTGTGACTTTGTAGTAAAACAACTCATGCATGTTCAAATACCAtaatctgtaaatattaatgtttgaagcttgagtgacatcacccttctgttcctgcagggggctctggagtctcatcagcagcagccaccatgctggaaatcctgtctcagtctaactttcagtcaacttaacgacaggctgagagctggagctgaggcgggttttaaacctcctgacaaacagttacatcacgcccacctgtcaatcaggtcagctacacgcctaacttggataacacatatcattcataaaatcaaaacggagccgtttaaaacattcaccccccgtacagtgtgtgccacgatgacaataactaatcagacatatttagttttttgaaccaggctgtaaacttcttaatttctgctgtaaaaacaggcttttttgaatgggtgtgtatgtgacttcctgtgttcctgcagccagcctctagtggacactccaggaactgcaggattttgcagttccgcattggcttcatttttcaagaccggaggttgccacttggatAATACGCTGTATTCCCCACATTCCAGTTGTCAACACTTCCATTTctgcactggcttcattttaaCACTGGAGGATCGTGATTGGCACACGTGTGATAACGAGTTAATTTATCAAGACTTTGAGAAGACGTCTGAAATGTTCTCGGCGTTACAGGAAAAACAGAGTTGATATCCCGAGGTGACAAGACAAATAAGTCAAGATCTCAAACGTTCTCGTTATTACAGGCAAACAGACACTTACAGTTTCCTCCCATGGTATCCTCTGCAGTTCACGTGAAGCTGAGATCCAACTGAGCCTGGTCCTGCACACTGtcaataaaagaataaaaaagtcgTTGGAGTCCTTTAGAGAGTATGATAAGTAAGTCTCAGTCTGGATATGGCAGATAATATTCATGTCATCAATATCTCATTATTGCCATGCAAGTACATCTtccttttgcacttttttttgtttttttgagtgaGCAAAACCGTTGTGACATGTTTTAAAGGCCACACCACTGATGTGTTCAAATTGAAGCTGCTGTGATGCTAAAGACACAACTTAAAGACGTCTCAGCTTGTGTTAAGATTCTTATAAGTGGTCTTATAAATATGAAACtgtgagtaaaataaaaataatcactAAGTAAATAACAACGCACCAACCTTTTTCCTCCTGTTCTCTTCTCTGGTGATCTCTCTGCAGCCACAGCACAGCGTCTCTGTCTTATCTTTGGTTCATTTGTTTAAACGTTAGgctcactttcactttcactgtGAGTTTCTGAACCAGGCACCCCAAGCCTGTCTGATGCATTATTTCCTGCCTCCTGTTTTCTTCTACTTGAGCTGAAATACTTGTATcaccagagcattcaggagcagaatctaaagttagaaggaggacatactggctgctgcattgttgtcagagaagccagcacttcaacatagcatgtttccttaatgtctgatcactttatcatttcagtcagtagatatgttactgattggtcctttaagtgTAGTGGAGAAAAAGTGTAAGGTTGCATGAGGAGGAAATGGGTTGGTTTCCTGGTCTCTGCAGCTGCAGTGTGCAGTTGATGGTGTGTGTCACTAATCACCCTGGACCTGCAGATGGTGCTCATGTCCATGAAATGAACAACTCACTGAATTTGCTTCTTATGCACAACCGGAATGTGTTAAAAAATCATAGGCTATAAAAGCATTCTGCAGTATTGAGTATTAATCACCCTAATGAAAAACATTAATTGCAAAAACTGTAGACATGTCGGGCTGTGTAAACAATTGTTTAAGaagtaaaatgtgtgtattaaACTAGTGTTGTGTAACTCCTCAGACCTGCAGCTTCCCTGGTTCAGCGTCACTCTGAACGTTTGGCTGCCTGACTGTTTGTGTAAGGAGGTTTGTTTTCTGGGTTTTCCCATGGTACAATGAActctacaaaacaaacagtctgTTGAGTAAAGCAGCACCAATCAGGTCATCTTTAGTGCGTGGGAGGTAACATTTAGGGTCATGTTAGAGCAAAGATTTACGGGAAAATATTGTGGCTGAGTAGGTGGTCTGGTGGGTTCCTCTTTCAGAGTCCTATTTGGGTTTTTCTCAAACCTTGGACTCATGCATTAGGGCTCAAACTATCGCCCTGGTCTGAAGCAAATTTGgtcgacgaagcagcgggagtaacttggggttaagtgtcttgcccaaggacacatcggacatgtagctgcaggagctggggatcgaacccccgaccttctggttagaagacgaccgactctaaaacaaaacattagaaATGCAGAAATGGATCTCTGTGTGTTAATTTTACTACATGTACAATAACTCCTGTAAGtgtaaaacacaataaagagaCATGTATAAGAAACAATCATATTTGATAAGGTTGGTGAGTTCTGTGTCTTGTCCTGTTCTTTTCTCCAAATCCTGTAAAATATAAAGAGGAGGAATGAGATGGTTGTGACATACAGAAGGACCGAGATTATCGTTCTAGATCAACATCTCACAAAACAGTTATCATGATTACATAAAAATGCATTGAAAACTAAAAATAGcgagaaaaaaaattacaagaCAGTATGCTTAACTAGAAAAAGATTTTGTTAGAGaaaagttaaaggagcagtctgtaagATATCTATTGACTGAtatgataaaggtaccttactgtatgatcagacattaaggaaacatgttgaagtgctggcttctctgacaacaatgcagcagccagtatgtcctccttctaactttagattctgctcctgaatgctctggatttgtttggaccagagaaggtaggcggttttaaggctccgcccccacacggccattttggacgcccctcggtttgccagatatgagagcagttatcaggtcaacaggtgttgcagtgatggaagcggtcaagagaagtggttgagatagaagtgattgtacccgacctaaaaagcctctgcatgtttctaataagctccacgagcagaaacgtgctcaaactaggatcaatattggagatgcttttgaaaaatggagagaggttagaacacagaaaggtttacagacccatgcagagctggataaacactgaagtgaactgcatgagcatcgactctagagaggagggggcgggggagacagctctctacaatgtttagaatttggactgcagtacccgttttaaacactagggtcagagttacatactgctcctttaagaaaaacaaacagccgGCAGTAATACCTTGAAGAAACATAAATGTTTAAGGATGCTGAGCTTATCCTGGTTGTCTTGTCATTCTCTGAAGTGTTCCCAGCTTCTGATTTCTGAGAAGAATGCGTCTCCGGGGCAGGTGGTGTAGTTTACCACCTGTCTGTGGCCATGGATGGTGAAGTTGGCTTCAAGTTTCCCTCCGTCTACTGCGCAGCGGACAAGACGATGACGCAAAAGGCCCATGGCGTGGCGAGAGGGCAGGCTTGAGGTGTAGTCTCCAATGATTGACACGCCGTACCCTTTGGAGTTGCGCCCCCTGGTGTGTGTGCCGAGGTGATTCCAACCTCTGCCTTCATAGACGTAGCCGTCTGAGCCAACCACAAAGCTGAGAGAGCAAATAGAATACAGCACATGGTTAGTGAATTCACAATGTAGCCCATGCACAAATTGAAGGATGATatcagacacaaaaataaatagaggAAAGATTTTTGTTGTGGCAttcttctttttcctgctccacttttcagaaaatgtgtgctcaaacaggccgtttggagattttcccttcatgacatcacaaagggcagtagcccctcccccaggtgggtgacactcccacagctaggtgtttgttctgccctctgagtctgccttctcaccataaacaataggacatggtgcACGGTCATAAAGAGGCTTTCgtaatagttacagtctgtttcaaaaccagttaaagggcccatattctgctgtttctggttttatatgctctttagtgtgttttccaagtgtcctgtgcatgtttaggcacatctatttgcaaaaattcaaagtctgcgtaaacgcggcttctcctacgtcctcctgttagctgtagctgcatgtaacgctcggttctagcccccctcgaaaaaaaattgccagtgtgacgtcttgtcagtgtgagatcactgatctaagcccgttggctcgttgtggcccagcagctcatgttgcacgcccgttaacttctgtagcacgcccacgatatgccgcagcctgcggtagcacagtagtgctaaggtgctaatgtttatgttCCAAAGTGGccgcattcccaatatggtaaaaggggcgggacatttccgagaaccgtgctgagcgactgaccaatcagatcagacttggcacacgtggggactctgaacgtgggcacttcagagccttagagagagagtcagaagcgagccggtgcatggagcgacagtacatgaaaacaaacactttattcgaactttagctattgtgaacatactttagtaggtacatagattaaatatacaaaccccaaaaaggacataatGTGGGCTCTTTAAAGACTCCTTGCAGGAGTTTTAAGCTAAAAATCCTGATGCTAATTATGTTAGCCCGTAAATGACAATTTCCTTTATGTGTTAGTATCAAGCTAATGAGGTAAATCCTCCTACATCCTGGTCCATTTGGGAGAAATCCACAACCCAAACTTTATAATTTGCTTGTTTactttattctcaaactaaaccaaaataaaatgttttaagggACTAAAATTAGTATAATAGAATATTTACTTACTTGCAAAACCGCAAGAttacttttcatgtttttgaacatttatttagagACAATGAGTGATGCTTTAAACAGAGCATGCCAGAAGTTTCCCCCTGCTTCCAGTcatcatgctaagctaagctaatggcGCCAAGTCTTCATGCACAGACAAAAATAAGCAGTATCAACCTTGTCCTTTAACTTGCAGCAAGACAAATGAGCATGTATatcttaagatgttttttttattcatattaagGATGGTTACCTGTATCCAACATCGTTCCAACCACGATCTTCCTGGTGGAACCTCTGCATTGATCTCATGCCACGAGAGCAGTTTGGGAAGGACAGACAGGGCGAGGACGGCTCGTAGGTGTGGTGAACATAGAGAAACTGGAGgggcagagacagagggacGGGTGTTCCCCGGTAGTCTTTTGCACCCCACTGACAACGAGGGATTATTTGAGGGCAGtctgaggacaggaggagagaagatG
This window of the Labrus mixtus chromosome 2, fLabMix1.1, whole genome shotgun sequence genome carries:
- the LOC132993004 gene encoding lysozyme g-like, producing MGYGDIMRVQTTGASQQTANQDNLGYSGVRASHTMAQTDAGRMEEFRSKINRVGAQKGIPPALIAAIISRESRAGNAIKNTGGWGDHGNGWGLMQVDVNPNGGGHTPEGAWDSEEHLRQATGILVHFIGRISKKFSDWSPEQKLKGGIAAYNMGDGNVHSYENVDGHTTGRDYSNDVVARAQWYRNHGGF